ATTGAATTCGACGCCGAAGTGGACCGGGCTCTCGGGTTGTACCGGTTGCGAAACGCGCTGCGTGGCAGAGAGAAATCCGGCCACGAGATCGCATCTCGTGCTTTTCACCGAGAGCTAACCATCGACACCAATCGCCGACAACAATAAACGATGAGAAGCGCACGCGTTCCCGACGGCGACACGTGCGTGACGCATTTTAGCGATTACCATAGGTCGAATGCTCCATACGCGAAGACGCATCCGGGAAAAGACTGATTTGCTCGTCTTAATCCGCCCATTGTCGGCCGATGAGGTAAAGAGAAACCCACGCGGGAAACCTACGTGAGTGAGGCGaaacgcacgcgcgcgcgcgcgcggatatCTTGGCAAACTTacagaaagggagaaagaccCGCGTTCGCGATCGCGTCTTTGCGAGTAATTGTCTCTCAAAGCCGCAGGATTTAAGAAAGACTCCATTTCCGACAACGTAATAGATACACCACATGACTAGGATTTAACTTGCTCCTTAtccttttatatatagttttaagaattgaataaataaaataaaagaaataaataaaagaagagtaaGCTGAGCCGAGCTCACATAATCTGATCATTGATGgaacagaaattaatttaccaCACACTGGCAGAAAAGGATGCTTGattcaaatacatatttatttgaatagactaataacatgttttataaaaaattaatatttattttaaacaagtattcaaatatttatttgaatcaaacATCCTTTTCTGTTAGTGCATTGGTCAAGAATTTAGCgcgcaattaaaatttgctgATCCTCATTTACTAATTATTATCCAACTCTTCATTAGATACCGAAAATCTCACACATTCTCTCACACATCTTGGTGAAAATTGCGCCCGATTCCTCGGAGGGGAAAATACGAAACTCCGCTCTTGCGGAGAAAGGGAGGGAAAGATATGACGCGTGCCGTCGCGGATGTCGACCGCGTCATCACGTCGCGCCGAGCGGGGCCGAGCCGAGCCACGCGTTTCCTAATTATACCGGCGTTTCAAAACCCCGCCGCAGCAGCAGCCGATGAACCAATATGCTTTTCTGGCTTGCAACATTCCCCGGACTCTCCTTATTCttacgtacgcgcgcgcgcgggagcAGCGGTAGGAATGCGATTGGCCAACAACGGACCGACATACGAGTCGATCTCTCGATTGCCGGCGTGCACCGTGCACAACACACACGCCCGTTGACTCGGCTTGTCTCGGACAGTTGTTGCCCGTGTACCTACTATCCCTCCCAGCCTGCCTTCTGCAGCGCGACACGTGGGTGCGTCGTATCGCAAACAGATAACGCTGCACGAACGAGCCTCGCAAACACACCCTAAATCACGATCCGACGCAATCTGAATAAAATCCAGGGATGTAACAAGAGTGTTCGTAACTCGTAAGAGGACTCGCAACGGTCTAGCACTTGCTTGAGTCAGTCAACTTGATATTACGTGAATCTGATTTGACTCGAGTCGAACTCAACTTCACTTGAATTTGAATTTGATTTGAGTCAAATAATCAAACTTGACTTCGTATCGTTTGCCTCTGTCCAGTCTgagaagatattaatttttggatTACCAATTAGCCGTGGTGTTTGTGTAATCGTTAATAGAATTTCGAGTGCCCTTtcgttttaaataaagtttcaagCTGGCGAAATACTCCAACTAGACTGATGAAAGCCGCATTTTGATACACCTAcgtgtactttattattaaaatgcgcTCTCGAGCGAGAGCACAATGCCACGCGATCCGCGACGAATTGGTTCATGTTCATTACATTTCCATATTCGCTCGTATTTCTTTCCCGTGCCGGGAACAGAGAGGTCACTCGCACGAGAAAAGCAAACTCACACCAATCGATTTCCCCTTCACTCGGAAAAGCGAACGTGAACCCTGCACTATCGATACCTTCGCTTCTATATCCGGATGTGTGTCAACTTTCTTATCAACTTTCAATAAATCCTCGCGGGGAAAAGACGTCTCGATTTCAGTTATTTCTTTCGTCAAACCAGTTCATGTATGCAACTAACGATTTATCCGCAAGTATTgcagaaacataaaaatgcaatacTTGTGATAATTCAGTGACTTTGTCGCCAATAATTTAAGTTTTCTTTCATGTGTCAAGCAACAAACAACTAAGCAATTTAAAGTTTGGCCGAGGTCAGTCTAAAAAGGgttgaaaaaaagaatgctGGACGGATTCTTACCTCGCTTCGTCGGCAAAGACAAACTTCCGAAGCTTGAGGTCCCTCAGCACGACCCCGTATTCGTGACACGTCGCCACGGCCCTGGCCGCCTGCCGGAAGAGCCGCCTCGCCTCGGGCTCGCGCAGCCTCCTGCGTGCCCTTACGTAGGCGTGCAGGTCACCGTGATGGCCCTCTAAGAGGAGATAGCGCCGGCCTCCAGGTGCCTCTACCACGCCAGCCACGCCGCTCGCCGCGCCGGTGCCCTCCAGACGAAGGTGGGCCTGCAGCAACGCCTCGCAACCTTTGTCGCCCACGGTCAGCGCCTGCAATCCGGAAGTGCAACGGAGTCAGCAACAAAGAGGCAATTTCAAGTACCGTCGTTAAACGTCAAGAACGTCTGGCTAAAAATACGCCGGAAGTGAACTGCAAAGATATCGCTAGATGAGAGACGTTTCACTCTTCATCATAACTGTCTGATTGTGATGCGATCCTTATTATTTATAGCGCATTTAACGACAAGACCTTATTTCTGAAATGgatatccaatatttttctagTAGGAGTGTAGCACGACGGATGCTATtctcatttaaaaagttatcttGACGGAAACTCGATACCGACTGTGTTCGATTCGGATGGAAGTGAATTTTATCGTTCAATTATTTCGAACCGATATTATTCGTGAGAAGACGATATTCATTTCACgtatttaaatgattattaagATACGCTTTTCTATCTAGTACGTCGTTGATTAAGGTTCGAGATTGGACAAAATTACATCCGCCCCCAATTCTcctgattattttaattaatggaCGGTTTCGTGCAAATATCGATACTAAAGTAATTTAATGCGAAGATTATAcatatcatataattataggTCTATACTATGTAACTTTGACTATAATTAAAACGTGTCGCAGCAAAATGTTGTGCcactctttaaatttttcaggaaagaaaaagatttgtttTCCTATAAACTAtcgctttaaaaaaatctattacaaaattactgtaataactaactaaaaacaaaaaatatgagcAATCCAgtctcttaatttaaaaaaaaaattaataaaattctaattttaaaaaaacgtgttaaaatttcgaaaagtGTAAGTTCAAACAAAAATGCGAATGAAAATGTTGGCCGCCCATTTCTCTTTGCTTGCAGCACTATTTTTACGTTGGATATTAATGTGATGAAATTATAGGCATAAACAAGTGATTAAAAATCCAATTGcatattgcaattaaaaaaaaatcacggaGTGCTAGCGATACATCGCACATCTCTATATTTGCACGTTTTGCTGTGGCACGCCCCAATTAATTTTCGATACAATGTAGCGTAATGCCAAACAGAAAATAGACAGAAAAGATCTTCTGATCGATACTGTCGTGCAGATTTGCATGTgtattatctataaaataatgtttttgatCGACACAAGTTGCCAATGGAAAAAAACTCTGTACGTTCTAAAAAACCTACATACAGCTCGAACAAAACGTCGATCACTTTTGAAACTCTGCTCGTCCAGCTGTTCATCTCTCTGGCTCGTGTCGAAACCTGACACCGTTTCGACATTCGAGTCCCATTAGTTTAATAAGAGCACCGTGCATTCTTTACGAAATCGCCCCGATTGGCCATCGAAGCCGCTTTTGTAATGCTCCCTactcagaaaaaaaaactcgctCGCAGTTTTCGAGGATGgacgtaagaaaaaaaaaactctggCGGATAAAACACTTGGCGGGTACACGGAATGATTAAAAGTACGAATCGACGACGAAAATTCTATTTATGCACATTCCTTTTCTCTCGTACTCTTTCGTTTCTTATCTCTACGACTATATCGGTGgagctaaaataattttagccTTTGGTGATTACGCCCCTCCCCCCGACCCCAGTTTCTTCTGAAATAGCTGTGACCCCCTATTTTTTTCCTCCGAAATCACAATCGCGAAACGCGGATGTCAGGTTGCGAAAGTGTGCGACGCTCTCGTGTGTAAtcgtcaattaaattaaacggcCGCGGCCGCTTTAGAAGCGATTATGAATAACGGACAGCGTGTGGCGATACGCGACGGATGTGTGCGAGAGGCGGGGGAGAGGGACACGAGGTGACACAGCCTTGTGTTTGTTCGCAACGCCGATGATGTAAGCCGCTCATTGTATAACGCGCGGCGattgtaaaatgttaaatggAAAACGCGCGGCGCGAGGGGGAGGAGGGTCCACGGCACGCGGTGCGCGCATTACGTGACAGAGTCTCGCGGAGGAAGGAAacagaaaaggaaaaaaaagaggagcgCGATCGCGAATGCGAAATTCCGAGATGCGAACGCGATATACGGCGCGCGATAAGTGgacataaataaacataaacgCGCGCCCAAGGAACAGGAAACGACTCGCACGTTTGCATACGTACTTTGGCCTGACGCAAGGAGGTCCGTCCACCTCCTCCCCGAGTTATCAGCGCGAAGCATTGAAATCCAAGTGCCTCGAGCCTTCGAGAAACTTCCGGTTGGAGCGCGCTTGATAAGAGTCGCGTGAAAAATTCGGTTtgataagagaaaaaaattgataggTTTTCTTTATCTCTGCATAGAAAAAGGGAGATTCTTGATTcgagaatatctttatttttgaaatattaagcGCTGAAATGATGTTACATAGCGTTAAACAAACATAATTtgcttacatttatttatattctcataagagaaaagaatatcgaagaaaattatgtcaattcaattattattatcaaaacaatctTATTGTACTTTTACAAtgactattaatatattgaaataaaaatataattttctgaaacattttcaaattaaataaaattatatctaagtgagattttcattgttttatatataagaattttattcttgacgatataaatttcagaaaaatattatatttttatttcaacgttATAATAGTAATTTCACGAGTACAATatgattgttttaataatagtgttaaattgacattaatattttctattcgaCATTTTTTTCCCTCTTAACTattgagaatatatttttctcgataaaactatacaaaatttttcgtgTAAGCAAATTATATTTCCGTCTAACATTatgtaatgttatttaaaaaacaaacatattctcaaaacaagaataattttctttttttccgtaTGAATATTTGACCCCACTCGAAGTACCTCGATTTCGAATCACGAACGGGCCGCGGTATATATTTTTCGAGCGAGTATCTTGacaaaaatcgttttttttttcttgtcccCTTAATTAGGGAAAGAGGTTGTCTAGATAAGGATTAATCCTCCTCGAGGAAGTCATAAAAACGTTTCCTCAACGAACGGCCGCTCGTCGGttgcgtcgtcgtcgtggtcGATCTCGCAACGAGCTTCACGTTGGAGGCTTCGATCGACCCGAACATTAGCGGACCGTTACGTCCGTATGCTCCATTATATAACCACCACCGGCAGTTGGAAACTCGGCAGCTGCAGTGCGGCCGCGGATGCATCCACGTGCGCGATGTGGCGCGCCGTCTCGGCCTTTTGTATGTCGCGCCAGTGCCGCATTATACGGCAAAAAAGAGCTAATTCGCGATATTGCCATCGGGTATTGCGAAACCGCCAGTTATTTATCGCGCACTAGCCGTTTGTACtgttattatataagaatacCGGTCGCGGAATATCAATTTCGCTCTAAATAATACCTTTTTAATCCCCCTCGATGCGTCAACCTTCATGTGCAATCCTTCCCTCCCGCAAGTAAATTTTcacgcaaaaatattaatttgaatttagtTTTCgttgtgaaaattttaatagcttaaaccttaaaataaatacttataaaatagggggaaaaatgtagaaaacatttttttattctaaattttgtaaatttttaccaaGAATAATGTTAATAGTAAGAAGATTTTATTCAACAGTGCACTGTTATTCAGTGTGCTGctgatataaaaagatattgtattaatacagaataaaaaaattatccctAACAAATTTGTTGATAAACTGCTGTATCTATTGCAAACTTTTAGTTAATTTCTCCCCTCTCTGCTacaaatactaaaatttaaaagcacAGACCAAGCGCGATTTTTAGACTGTATCTTTGAACTGAATGACAATAAAACCAAGGGATCTCTGGATACCGACCTTGGCAACGAGTTGCTGGCCATTGTGTACGTCGAGGCAGCGATAAAGAGCGCTACCCTCGGCCGGACCAAGAAGCAGGAATCGATCCCCCAGTAAGGTCGGGCCCCCGTGAAGGTCGGTGGGCACTGACTCGCAGCTCGAGAAAACACAGCTCGTCGGCACCACCGTGTTACTCTCGTCGTTGGTCGGCTGCTGTTGCTGTGGCGACGGCTGCTGGTGGACGACGTCCTGATTGCCGTTAGGACCGACCTGGAACTTGCCATTGTTGTTGGTGCGGGTCGGTACTTGCAGATGTAGTAGATTCCTGGCCGCTCTCATGTTGCGCGCACACACGGATACGCAcgtacacgcacgcacgcacgcacatacacaccaCCCGGTGTGTCACTCGACGTATAGCCGTTACCTCGGCTGTCCTTGTCACCGGTGTCCTGATCCAGGCAATCGCGGGATTAGAGTGAGACGCGTTGAACACACACCACGCGTCACTTGGATCTGGCACTGGCTGTTATCGTCGATCGAGTATTCGACATTTGTATGTACAATGAGCCGGGCTTCGCGTGTCGGTTTCGGCTCCTCTAAGCTCTAAACTAAGCGTTAACTATTAGAAATATCACTTGTGCTTTTGTTTGATGACCCGCGCAGTGTCGTAGTTTCGCAGTATCGCTGCGCCGGGTCCTTGGACGGAGAGAGATCTTCGTGGGTTATCAGTCGGTCGCTCTCGAGAGTTGATCCTGTAACACAAAAGGAATGATTGTATTGTAGCGATGCTCGGTCTATTATCACAACTGATTTCTTCACATAAAGTGCTTTTCAAACGATGTTTATGCCATTAAGTGAAAAACACTCATAAAATACATCAACTTGCACTCTTCATATGCTAGTCGCGTGTTCGTGTGACCTAAAACCACGTATTTGCTGCGCTGCATTCATAGACTTAGTCATAGACATATTAAGATAGACTGCTTATGAGGTAGGGGAGGGTGTCCTCCacaaagaaaaggaagaaacgAATTAAGAGCAGCTTCTTTCTCTAACCTGATGTGTCAGAGAAAAGAGCCCTATTAACTcgttttctcttcttttttgcGGAAGACACCCTCACCTAGGATTGCGGTCCTCATAAGTGGTCTATCTTAATATGTCTATGGTTTAAATATACTAGACTACGTTTCGTATAAGAAATGTACCCaaattagaaagagagaacgtGCTTTTCGCCTCCTTTTCCTTGTCTTTTAGTACCAATTGCTCGCTTTCTCCTCACCAAGTCGACAGACAAAGATAGGATAGGATTAGAATGATTCAATAGCATCTGTTTCTTTCTATTTTGGATATACGTTTTCACAATGGAAAAACTAGGAAACGTGCAGTTTAGTATACAAAGTCTAGGGCTGCGCCAAAGGAGTCATCAAACAATGTTCTTCACATTCTAAATATAATCTACcgttattatcaaattttaacattttcttaattagGTCCTTAAAATTCTTTGACATAACCATCAAAATGTGACAAATAATTGTCGAAGTATACGGGGGAAAAAAactgcaatattaattattgattttaagaaagagagaaaacatttctttcattttttattttaacttttatataacttttatataacttaaatatatatttaacatattaagagaGAATCTAAtagtagaaataaaaagtttcaggatatatataatattttgtagttGTAATACGATCCTCATTTCATCTAAAAGAGAATCGTATATTTAACACAAACGTTTAGCTTAAGCCGGTTTTGAGCACGGATGCGAGTACCGGATCACGGTAAACTGGCGCACGTCACTTTCACGTCTTCCTTTCGCAGACTCCGCGCTACATCTCtttcgttattaaaaaaaaaaagaaaagaaaatatctcCCCCAGCAATTCGCGCAGGTGGCCCTGGCCAAAATAGCAGGAGAGGCATGGCGCACCTACATCACAATTTTACGCCTACGCGACGttacacacgcatacacacgaTCTGACGTGACGACGacacgacggcgacgacaATGGTTCCGTTCACGGGGAGTCCGGTAATATGATTCACGGACAATTTCAAAATACGACGGCGTTTCGACACGATTCCCGCGCCTTGTGCGCAATTCCTACGGTTACACGGCCCCGAGATGGCAGGAAGGGAAGAGGAGGGGAGGGAAGAGGGGTTCCGTAAGGTCAGGGGTACAGGGACGGCGGCGAGTCTCGCGGCTGCCCCCAAGTCAATTTCCGGCCGCGCGCCGGTCGTTTCTGTCGGCGTCACGTAAGCGCGAATTGTCTTTTAGggatatgaattaaaaaaaaaaaaaaaaacatacgaGTGGAAGAAATACGATGCTCATGGAACGTTCGAACCACGTCTTCTGCAAGTTTAGAAAGTAAACGCAGGTTTGTTCGGAAATCGCGAGAGAAAGCAGACGCTATGCGATGACTCGCTTCGTAACACACGCATAATATACATGTGCACGCGAAAACTATGCTATAAGCTGGGAAACTTGTCTAGGAAACGCCAATTATCTGTAATCATCCTCCGTGATAAGATTTTGCGAGTGGACACGTCTCTATAGACGGATACGTTTTCGCGCGCGGAGCCGGCACTGGACCGGACGAACGAAAGTAACCGGGCGACGAAGGAAATTACGTGACAGTTTTATGAATGATCGGAAGGAGGAGGCGGCGGCACACGCGACGATAATCGCGTGGTCGCAAAAGGAGAATATCCCTACCCTTCATCTAGAAAAGGAGGGGCGGCGGGGTATACGGTCGAATTTATTTGAGACCGCCTGAAATAGTAGCCGCGGGCTGCTGCGATGATCCACTAGCGCGCGTGTGACTCACGCGTGTAATTTTATCGCTAAATGCCATTCCTCTTCCCCGCGCTCTGTCCCCCCGCCGCCATCgttcctccccccctccctccccgcCGATAAGTGTCGATGACACGCCATTGATCCACGATGTTTACAAAACAACAATGCACTCTTCTCTCGCGCGCCCGTCATCGAAATCCGCGATGGTCGCGCGAGAGCGAGCGCACTGTCCGCGGATGATCGAGCGTGGACCGGGAGAGTACCAGCGTTTCCTCCATTTAACTCGGGTAAAAGCAGCCTGCGGTTATATTCTGATATCGGAATTTCGTTTCACGCCACAAACAGACGTGAGTTCTTCTTTTGAATTTCTTTAGCGATTATATCAggattgataaaatttaccttctgatcgacaaaaaaaaacacattttttaaataaagtccATACCAGTGGTAAAAACCGGGTATTTCAAAAACTGATAAAAGCTGAccttttttctctattaaaaccgataaaataaatagaatgaAATAAAAGCGATGTTGATTAAAAAGAGGCTTTTCCAATGTATATATAAgctttatttgaaataaaatccgTAATCGAATTGTAAGTAACGATGCAGCAAATAAATTACTGTTTTTTATAAGTTGTTGAATATAATAGTGCAAAACATATATCTGTGTAGctaagaattttaattctgttattatataaaattgagtaatatttatatatccaaagctttgtttaaaaaatgtagtttacaaattaatcagagaaaaatataaaattttgttttcattattattaattcgttACTACAGATTGGTTTgggtttttttttgcataatgaTTAGTGTgatttactaattaaaaatacctt
This genomic stretch from Monomorium pharaonis isolate MP-MQ-018 chromosome 4, ASM1337386v2, whole genome shotgun sequence harbors:
- the LOC105838693 gene encoding tribbles homolog 2, with product MRAARNLLHLQVPTRTNNNGKFQVGPNGNQDVVHQQPSPQQQQPTNDESNTVVPTSCVFSSCESVPTDLHGGPTLLGDRFLLLGPAEGSALYRCLDVHNGQQLVAKALTVGDKGCEALLQAHLRLEGTGAASGVAGVVEAPGGRRYLLLEGHHGDLHAYVRARRRLREPEARRLFRQAARAVATCHEYGVVLRDLKLRKFVFADEARTRLRLESLEDAVIVENDDDKLTDRRGCPAYVAPEVLRSGRAYSGKAADIWSLGVLLYTMLVGRYPFNDAEHASLFAKISRGLFAVPEGLSPRAKCLIRSLLRKEPSERPCAEDVSLHPWLSKPLRLYTPTSGNRSSCQDQVVPELSITPQQD